The DNA sequence TGCTAGAAACAAGATGATGTATGGCAAGCGTTTTTGCCCATGTTTTATGGTTGAAACGGTTGACGGTAAACCAAAAAGCGTAGATGATAGAATTTGCCCATGTAAACCGGCAATCGAAAAAGAGATTCCCGAGGAGGGAGCGTGTCACTGCGGCATCTACTGCACACCTGAATATGCAGCAAAAAAAGCGGCAGAGATGGGCATCGAAGAGGCGGTTCATACTCACTCTCGCGGTTTAACAAAAAATGAAGCACAAATCTTAGTTAATGAAAAAGAACTAGACAGCGATGAACTCACCTCTCTTCTTGAAGCGAGAGAACTAGGTATGGTCAGCTTTAAACTTGTAGATGTCCGTGAACACATGGAGTGGCAGATGGGTCATATCAAAGGTGCCGACAAGCTTGTTCCGACAAGTAGTTTTTTTGCGGCACTCGAGGATGCAAAACTTAAAAAAGATGAAAATGTAATTGTTTATTGCCATGTCGGAAGCCGCAGTGCACATTGTGCTAGAATCCTTCGAGATATGGGATATGCAAAAATCGGAAATTTATCTTACGGTATCGTCTCTTACGGCGGAAAAATAGAAAGATAAGGAAATATTTATGAAAGTATTATTGATTAAAGATGTAAAGACATTAGGCAAAGCAGGCGAAGTTAAAGAGGTAAAAGACGGTTACGGTCAAAATTTCCTCATTGCAAAAGGTTTTGCTAAACATGCAACGACTGAGATTTTAGCACAGCATAAAGAAGAAGAGAGAATCGCGGCAGAAAACTTGGCTAAAGAGATAGCATCTCTAAAAGAGTTGGCAACAA is a window from the Sulfurimonas sp. genome containing:
- a CDS encoding ferredoxin-thioredoxin reductase catalytic domain-containing protein produces the protein MSIIKIDMNSPEFQAEMQKTVEFTDKVINQFGWVYNPEAEVNEGVQMGLARNKMMYGKRFCPCFMVETVDGKPKSVDDRICPCKPAIEKEIPEEGACHCGIYCTPEYAAKKAAEMGIEEAVHTHSRGLTKNEAQILVNEKELDSDELTSLLEARELGMVSFKLVDVREHMEWQMGHIKGADKLVPTSSFFAALEDAKLKKDENVIVYCHVGSRSAHCARILRDMGYAKIGNLSYGIVSYGGKIER